A window of Sulfurimonas gotlandica GD1 contains these coding sequences:
- a CDS encoding response regulator: MLNCDTLIELPSNEKYKILIVEDTEFINNSVLKTLSRFHYSCDQAFTVKEATDKVKLKEYDFVLLDLNLPDGSGLKLLDETEYLTKAKIIILTAETDVEQREDLFKNGILDYIVKDKYFNSGVSDISKTIKELELNKNSNILVVDDSSFLQTYIGKLLGVRNYNIIHAISAEVGLEKLESHHVNLIILDMQLPGINGLELLKRIRKNKNFSDIPVIMLSGSSTAELVRDSLKAGASDFIHKPFNAEELILKADIEIKSDRRNRDILCRQQILNDYKDAVDRSSIVSKTNTKGIITFVNDKFCDISGYKIEELVGKNHNMVRHPDMPKSTFEEMWKTIEDKKPWFGKVKNKTKDGGYYWVNTVINPIVDYDGNIVEYIGIRTDITELENIKSELETNLNISNDNFSEAYKISQEYQRAIDESNILSRADTKGKITYANNKFCEISGYSKEELIGQSHSLVKHPDNPKELYLDLWKTITDGKVWHGQLKNRAKDGSTYNVESTIIPIIDNNENITEYLAIRHDVTDIVNMHTEMENTQKEIIHKMGEVGESRSKETGFHVKRVAEYSRTLALLAGLSTEKAELLYSASPMHDIGKVAIPDSILKKPGKLDDDEWIVMRSHAKIGYNILKESKRPILKAAAMVSYSHHEKWDGSGYPNAIVGEKIHIYGRITAIADVFDALGSDRCYKKAWDDERIFNLFEEEKGKHFDPKLADLFLDNKEKFIAIRDKYKDVI, translated from the coding sequence ATGCTAAATTGTGATACTCTAATTGAATTACCCAGTAATGAAAAATATAAAATATTGATTGTTGAAGATACCGAATTTATTAACAATTCTGTACTAAAGACATTATCAAGGTTTCATTATTCATGTGACCAAGCATTTACTGTAAAAGAAGCTACAGATAAGGTAAAGCTAAAAGAATATGATTTTGTTTTACTTGATTTAAATTTACCTGATGGTTCAGGTTTAAAACTACTGGATGAAACTGAGTATCTAACAAAAGCAAAAATAATTATTCTAACTGCAGAAACAGATGTTGAACAAAGAGAAGACCTTTTTAAAAATGGTATTTTAGACTATATAGTAAAGGATAAATACTTTAATAGTGGTGTATCTGATATAAGCAAAACAATTAAAGAATTAGAACTTAATAAAAACAGCAACATACTTGTTGTAGATGATTCTAGTTTTTTACAAACATATATTGGTAAGCTTTTAGGAGTAAGAAACTACAATATAATCCATGCCATAAGTGCTGAAGTTGGATTGGAAAAGTTAGAATCTCATCATGTAAACCTAATCATTTTAGACATGCAGTTACCTGGAATAAATGGTCTGGAACTTTTAAAAAGAATAAGAAAAAACAAAAATTTTTCTGACATACCTGTTATTATGTTATCAGGTTCTAGTACAGCTGAACTTGTTAGAGATAGTTTAAAAGCAGGTGCATCTGATTTTATACACAAACCTTTTAATGCAGAAGAACTTATTTTAAAAGCTGATATTGAAATTAAATCTGACAGACGAAATAGAGATATACTTTGTAGACAACAAATTCTTAATGATTATAAAGATGCAGTAGACAGAAGTAGTATTGTTTCAAAAACAAATACAAAAGGAATTATAACTTTTGTGAATGATAAATTTTGTGACATTTCTGGATATAAAATAGAAGAGCTTGTTGGTAAAAATCATAATATGGTTAGACATCCTGATATGCCTAAATCTACTTTTGAAGAAATGTGGAAAACAATTGAAGATAAAAAACCATGGTTTGGAAAAGTAAAAAATAAAACTAAAGATGGTGGCTACTATTGGGTAAATACTGTTATTAATCCAATAGTTGATTATGATGGCAATATAGTAGAGTATATCGGTATCAGAACAGATATTACAGAGTTAGAAAATATCAAATCAGAGTTAGAAACAAACCTTAATATATCAAATGATAATTTTAGTGAAGCATATAAGATTTCACAAGAATATCAAAGAGCAATAGATGAAAGCAATATACTATCTCGTGCAGATACAAAAGGAAAAATCACTTATGCGAATAATAAGTTCTGTGAAATATCAGGCTACTCTAAAGAAGAACTAATTGGGCAATCACATAGTTTAGTTAAACATCCAGATAATCCTAAAGAACTTTATTTAGATTTATGGAAAACGATAACTGATGGTAAAGTGTGGCATGGACAACTTAAAAATAGAGCAAAAGATGGAAGTACTTATAACGTAGAAAGTACAATAATTCCTATTATTGATAATAATGAAAATATTACTGAATACCTAGCTATTAGACATGATGTAACTGACATAGTCAATATGCATACAGAGATGGAGAATACTCAAAAAGAGATTATTCATAAAATGGGTGAAGTTGGAGAGAGCCGTTCTAAAGAGACAGGTTTCCATGTAAAACGTGTAGCAGAGTATTCAAGAACTTTAGCACTTTTAGCAGGTCTAAGCACTGAAAAAGCAGAATTATTATATTCAGCTTCACCTATGCACGATATTGGAAAAGTGGCTATTCCAGACAGCATACTTAAAAAACCTGGTAAACTTGATGATGATGAGTGGATAGTTATGAGAAGTCATGCTAAGATAGGATATAACATATTAAAAGAATCAAAAAGACCAATTTTAAAAGCTGCGGCGATGGTTTCGTATAGTCATCATGAAAAATGGGATGGTTCTGGATATCCAAATGCTATTGTTGGAGAAAAAATTCATATTTATGGAAGAATCACTGCAATAGCAGATGTCTTTGATGCACTGGGTAGTGATAGATGTTATAAAAAAGCTTGGGATGATGAGCGTATTTTTAATCTTTTTGAAGAAGAAAAAGGAAAACACTTTGATCCTAAACTCGCTGATTTATTTTTAGATAATAAAGAGAAGTTTATAGCTATACGTGATAAATATAAAGATGTAATATAA
- a CDS encoding recombinase family protein has translation MYVGYARVSTSSQNLENQIDQLKDAGCVKIFSEKKSGKNKADRQQFNVMMDFVREGDILFITKLDRLARSVIDLQNIAKFLEDKNVNLKVIQQNIDTTTPAGRLLFTMLGAIAEFERDLINERVKEGIEAAKRKGVQFGRRAILSFKDKKVICKQHEKGKSVAWLSKFFHVARNTIYRAIKDVAKKK, from the coding sequence ATGTATGTAGGTTATGCAAGAGTTTCAACTTCCAGCCAAAATCTTGAGAATCAAATTGATCAACTTAAAGATGCTGGCTGTGTAAAGATTTTCTCTGAAAAAAAATCTGGTAAAAATAAAGCTGATCGTCAACAGTTTAATGTCATGATGGATTTCGTTCGAGAGGGAGATATCCTATTTATTACAAAGCTTGATAGATTAGCAAGGTCTGTAATAGACCTTCAGAATATTGCTAAGTTTTTAGAAGATAAAAATGTTAATCTCAAAGTCATTCAACAGAACATTGATACTACAACACCAGCAGGAAGATTATTATTTACCATGTTAGGTGCTATTGCAGAGTTTGAACGTGATTTAATAAATGAACGTGTTAAAGAAGGTATTGAGGCTGCAAAAAGAAAAGGTGTTCAGTTTGGAAGAAGAGCTATTTTATCTTTCAAGGATAAAAAGGTCATATGCAAACAGCACGAAAAAGGAAAGTCTGTTGCATGGCTTTCAAAGTTTTTTCATGTTGCTCGTAATACGATTTATAGAGCTATTAAAGATGTAGCTAAAAAGAAGTAG
- a CDS encoding type IV secretory system conjugative DNA transfer family protein → MAGFIKESTPEETPIVKNDFRHALCIGETGCGKTTSFMLPNISNRIQENYGMLIVDIKGNLHSHVKAIASKHGRIKDVKEIGVPWGDNINIFENISRSLFLDTLSNVHGETKDRFWISSALNIAGQIYDVFSIGKNLEELLRNKQNIQFNYTFNPKSINEILSSYSSVKEFIDACEKISRMLEIKNIANMYKYGISKNDLYLIAQFANDFSAASKNIKMFYSDIDQDNPAAGSGGVLFTLRSLLQNFSQISLDGDTELKKLLERGSIVILRADSFDENITLSVMNILYKRLLIRDNSRPITLFIDEFQRSVSENNIPYIDLFREMNVELIAAMQNIRQLENKIGDTKCNEFLGNILHNYEYANHMENSLDTFEFIHKNKKSLAKPIFLTNKEKVLAQMRWQNLMDNPLPLGWIYSRPDGYKRAIILNVATNKRKYYYILDKKYTASNKLDNR, encoded by the coding sequence ATGGCAGGATTTATTAAAGAGAGTACTCCAGAAGAAACACCAATAGTTAAAAATGATTTTAGACATGCATTATGTATTGGTGAGACAGGATGTGGAAAAACAACATCATTTATGCTGCCTAATATATCTAATAGAATTCAAGAAAATTATGGGATGTTGATAGTTGATATTAAAGGAAATTTACATTCGCATGTAAAAGCAATAGCAAGTAAACATGGAAGAATTAAAGATGTCAAAGAAATTGGAGTGCCATGGGGAGATAATATAAATATATTTGAAAATATTTCTAGATCTCTATTTCTGGACACACTAAGCAACGTTCACGGAGAAACAAAAGATAGGTTTTGGATATCATCGGCGCTTAATATTGCAGGTCAGATATACGATGTTTTTTCAATAGGTAAAAATCTGGAGGAATTACTTAGAAACAAACAAAACATTCAGTTTAATTATACTTTTAATCCCAAATCAATTAATGAAATACTGTCATCCTACTCTTCTGTAAAGGAATTTATTGATGCCTGTGAAAAAATAAGCAGAATGTTAGAGATTAAAAACATAGCAAATATGTATAAATATGGAATAAGTAAAAACGATTTATATTTAATAGCTCAGTTTGCAAATGATTTTTCCGCAGCTTCTAAAAATATAAAAATGTTTTATTCCGATATTGACCAAGACAACCCTGCAGCAGGTTCTGGAGGTGTGTTGTTCACGTTGCGAAGTCTTTTACAAAACTTTTCTCAAATTAGTCTTGATGGAGATACTGAGTTGAAAAAACTACTTGAGAGAGGTAGTATTGTTATATTACGTGCTGATTCATTTGATGAAAACATTACATTGTCAGTTATGAACATACTTTATAAAAGACTACTTATTAGAGATAACTCAAGGCCTATTACACTTTTTATTGATGAATTTCAAAGGAGTGTAAGCGAGAATAATATTCCGTATATAGATTTATTTCGCGAAATGAATGTTGAACTTATAGCTGCAATGCAAAATATCCGTCAACTTGAAAATAAAATTGGTGACACAAAGTGCAATGAGTTTTTAGGCAATATTCTGCATAACTATGAATATGCGAATCATATGGAAAATTCACTTGATACTTTTGAGTTTATACATAAAAATAAAAAGTCTCTTGCAAAACCAATATTTTTGACAAACAAAGAAAAAGTGCTAGCTCAGATGAGATGGCAAAACTTAATGGATAATCCATTGCCACTTGGATGGATATATAGTCGTCCAGATGGGTACAAAAGAGCAATTATTCTAAATGTTGCAACAAACAAAAGGAAATACTATTATATTCTAGATAAAAAATATACAGCCTCTAATAAACTAGACAACAGATAA
- a CDS encoding 7TM diverse intracellular signaling domain-containing protein yields MLKILSGLLLCFVYANAASFELQHDQLDFLFFGAFGMIVIYNLGYYIVIKDKIYADYFLFHTLVFVIMLFYSGMFDDTLLEFSLQSIPVGLFLFATMALLSFSKNFLDLDKIYSDSERYIKYLQYILLLFFALSVFPITNTNSIIVNVAIVYVILLALLLLVSSFYLSLVKKEVYARFYLLSFIGILVSVIIAFLSYFNIVGLSPNMTYIVEFFLLWEATLFSFAVSYKHKESIFKLRQNELLFKELSHRIQNNLQSVISILSLQKSRVKELEVKEYLQHTINRIRSISLIHENLQNSKLVGKVNMYEYLQTMLEPYRALNKEIEFTLHCEESISLSVEKLTPLALIINELITNSIKHAFVNIKNPKISISLNEENGNVFVYKDNGTGYGEHNKSLGSFLIQNLSTAQLKGKYVINSNEKYSFSLKF; encoded by the coding sequence ATGTTAAAAATACTTTCAGGCTTGTTACTATGTTTTGTTTATGCAAATGCAGCTTCTTTTGAGCTACAACATGATCAATTAGATTTTTTATTTTTCGGTGCGTTTGGCATGATTGTCATTTACAATCTAGGATATTACATTGTCATAAAAGATAAAATCTACGCGGACTATTTTTTATTTCATACTTTGGTATTTGTCATTATGCTCTTTTACTCTGGAATGTTTGATGATACTCTTCTTGAGTTTAGTCTGCAGAGTATTCCAGTCGGACTTTTTTTGTTTGCGACTATGGCGCTTTTGTCCTTTAGTAAAAACTTTTTAGACTTGGACAAAATCTACTCAGATTCAGAGCGTTACATTAAATATTTGCAATATATACTTTTGCTATTTTTTGCACTCTCTGTTTTTCCGATAACGAACACAAATAGTATAATAGTTAATGTTGCCATTGTCTATGTTATTTTACTCGCTTTACTTCTTTTAGTAAGCTCTTTTTATTTGAGCTTAGTAAAAAAAGAAGTATATGCACGTTTTTATCTTCTGAGTTTTATTGGCATACTTGTTTCCGTAATTATCGCTTTTTTAAGTTACTTCAACATTGTTGGTTTAAGTCCAAACATGACTTATATTGTCGAATTTTTTCTTCTTTGGGAGGCGACTCTTTTCTCATTTGCAGTCTCTTACAAGCATAAAGAGAGCATTTTTAAACTAAGACAAAATGAACTTCTGTTTAAAGAACTTTCGCATCGTATTCAGAATAATCTGCAGTCTGTCATTAGTATTTTGTCGCTGCAAAAAAGTAGAGTTAAAGAGCTTGAAGTTAAAGAGTATCTTCAACATACGATAAACAGAATACGTAGCATCTCGCTCATACATGAAAACCTTCAAAACTCCAAACTTGTTGGCAAAGTGAACATGTATGAGTATTTACAGACAATGCTTGAGCCGTACAGAGCGTTGAATAAAGAGATAGAATTTACTCTACATTGTGAAGAAAGTATATCTTTAAGTGTTGAAAAACTTACTCCATTGGCTCTTATAATCAATGAGCTTATAACAAACTCAATAAAACATGCTTTTGTAAACATAAAAAATCCAAAAATCTCTATTAGTTTAAATGAAGAAAATGGCAACGTGTTTGTATACAAAGACAATGGCACTGGATATGGCGAGCATAATAAATCTCTTGGGAGTTTTCTCATTCAAAACTTATCTACAGCACAGCTAAAAGGTAAGTATGTAATCAACTCTAATGAGAAGTACAGTTTTAGCTTGAAATTCTAA
- a CDS encoding response regulator, translating into MKILIVEDDFLIVAQIRECLERLNHEVIATFDDANLALAFVENNRPDFVFMDIELNGPLDGIQCANALRNRYSIPSIFVTSHHETDILNESMAVAPLNFLPKPFEDSNIEAVVALAAITLKLNPLNDTPNIVQIQEYEFNFEYDSLKKDGQIIKLTDKELLLASLLFKNVGNIVSKEEISKYVYEGDLTTDSSLRRLVSRTREKLPGLNIQSESKQGYFLTKNKTSNIKSL; encoded by the coding sequence ATGAAAATTTTGATTGTAGAAGACGACTTTTTGATAGTCGCACAGATTCGAGAGTGTTTAGAGCGACTAAACCATGAAGTTATAGCTACATTTGACGATGCCAATCTAGCTTTGGCGTTTGTAGAAAACAATAGACCGGACTTTGTTTTTATGGATATCGAATTAAACGGTCCGTTAGATGGCATACAGTGTGCCAATGCTCTAAGAAACAGATACTCTATTCCATCCATATTTGTAACTTCACACCATGAAACTGACATTTTAAACGAGTCAATGGCAGTAGCTCCCTTGAACTTTCTGCCAAAACCATTTGAAGATAGCAACATAGAAGCCGTTGTCGCTCTTGCCGCCATAACTCTAAAACTTAATCCACTTAACGATACTCCAAACATCGTTCAAATACAAGAGTATGAATTTAATTTTGAATATGATTCATTAAAAAAAGATGGTCAAATAATAAAACTTACGGATAAAGAGCTACTACTTGCTTCACTTTTGTTCAAAAATGTTGGAAACATTGTAAGTAAAGAAGAGATAAGTAAATATGTCTATGAAGGCGATCTAACTACAGATAGTTCTCTAAGACGACTTGTCAGCAGAACAAGAGAAAAACTTCCTGGACTCAACATTCAATCAGAATCAAAACAGGGTTATTTTTTAACAAAAAACAAAACAAGCAACATTAAAAGTTTGTGA
- a CDS encoding tetratricopeptide repeat protein, with the protein MSTIIYSPKIVANELLLTEDESIELLGGFIEQAYGFKNEIYESLAENAEMENFYSLTDKLYSGAKILSIRNMQESLESIKSSTQRAQIMQSLEIFYAQIDELKNNFVKESDIKIENKVENKSNKHNLKESYSTIEEVEEDVQKILKIARESNDDSDWKLYASLVLDTMHKYDNFDKAIAVSEEFFSIAKDVSVIYESAVINYAQMKKMNNELDEAIVLYKEALELMTKRDAGAEAIIFETKILITIYIHKGYIKEAESLEETYIQWCKRSFRTSIYYSKKLIDLANVYKYNKYFSRAIKLYEEAIEILRNDSEKISHDMNATTNSYTSLLRTLADLYQSTDQNDKELKIYIELAQVVDILYQELPDENLAIYLHSFILLGNQYYMQTQFYKAIKVFEKRYSITKELYSTHHLKGKDTHLQSISFLAKVYRGYQMPEEAAMLEQEAAEISTNFTE; encoded by the coding sequence ATGAGTACTATAATATATAGCCCAAAAATAGTTGCCAATGAATTACTTCTTACTGAAGACGAAAGCATTGAATTACTTGGCGGCTTTATAGAACAAGCATACGGCTTTAAAAATGAAATCTATGAGAGCTTAGCTGAAAATGCTGAAATGGAAAATTTCTATTCTCTCACAGATAAATTGTATAGTGGAGCAAAGATCTTGTCTATTAGAAATATGCAAGAATCCTTGGAAAGCATAAAGAGCTCTACCCAGAGAGCTCAAATCATGCAATCATTGGAAATATTTTATGCACAGATTGATGAATTAAAAAATAATTTTGTCAAAGAATCAGATATTAAAATAGAAAATAAAGTCGAAAATAAATCAAATAAACATAACTTAAAAGAATCGTATTCGACTATCGAAGAAGTTGAAGAAGATGTACAAAAGATTTTAAAGATAGCCAGAGAGTCAAATGATGATTCTGACTGGAAACTGTATGCATCACTGGTATTGGATACTATGCATAAATATGATAATTTCGATAAAGCTATAGCAGTTTCAGAAGAATTTTTTTCAATTGCTAAGGATGTTTCTGTCATTTATGAATCAGCAGTAATAAATTATGCTCAAATGAAAAAAATGAATAATGAACTAGATGAAGCAATCGTACTTTACAAGGAAGCTTTAGAGCTTATGACGAAAAGAGATGCTGGTGCTGAAGCTATCATATTTGAAACAAAAATACTTATTACGATCTACATTCATAAGGGTTATATAAAAGAAGCCGAAAGCTTAGAAGAGACATACATACAGTGGTGTAAGAGAAGTTTTAGAACAAGTATATATTACTCTAAAAAGCTTATCGATTTAGCAAATGTCTATAAATATAATAAATACTTTAGCAGAGCAATTAAGCTTTACGAAGAGGCTATAGAGATTTTAAGAAACGATTCTGAAAAAATATCACATGACATGAATGCTACAACAAATAGTTATACTTCTTTATTAAGAACTCTTGCTGATTTATATCAATCTACTGATCAAAATGATAAAGAATTGAAAATTTATATAGAGCTTGCACAAGTGGTAGACATCTTGTATCAAGAACTTCCAGATGAAAATCTAGCGATCTATCTACACTCATTTATTCTTTTAGGGAATCAGTATTACATGCAAACACAATTTTATAAAGCTATTAAAGTATTTGAAAAGCGATATAGCATTACAAAAGAATTATATTCAACACATCATTTAAAAGGGAAAGATACACACCTGCAGAGTATATCATTTTTGGCTAAAGTATACAGAGGTTATCAAATGCCCGAAGAAGCTGCAATGTTAGAACAAGAAGCAGCTGAAATTTCTACTAATTTCACAGAGTGA
- a CDS encoding general secretion pathway protein GspE, whose protein sequence is MLKKLAELLGIPFFDFDLESVNYSSSKNIPAAQLKKYGAIPISRDDMSVTIALNDHINLEAMQRFFPKKVVKIVLATREQIESSFPRLELEHAVKELIKKTREELYSHSKSEDKGLAPSALVLLDLVLRTCVGYGASDIYFKVK, encoded by the coding sequence GTGCTAAAAAAACTGGCAGAACTCTTAGGCATACCATTTTTTGATTTTGATTTAGAATCTGTAAATTATAGCTCGAGCAAGAATATACCAGCAGCACAACTAAAGAAATATGGAGCGATTCCAATATCTCGAGATGATATGAGTGTAACCATTGCGCTTAACGATCATATAAATTTAGAAGCAATGCAGAGATTTTTTCCTAAAAAAGTAGTCAAGATAGTATTAGCAACACGAGAACAGATTGAATCTTCGTTTCCTAGACTTGAACTTGAGCATGCAGTAAAAGAATTGATAAAAAAAACAAGAGAAGAGCTTTATTCACATAGTAAGTCCGAGGATAAAGGACTAGCTCCATCGGCTTTAGTCCTTCTTGACCTTGTTTTGAGAACCTGTGTTGGTTATGGAGCAAGTGATATTTACTTCAAGGTGAAGTAA
- a CDS encoding tetratricopeptide repeat protein, translating to MSKKTSEAIKPQSDPDTYIYNPNIAAEELGLPLDLILEFVGDFIAKAEEFKDELYRSIEEDDFESASILSDKLLGVAKNLMIEDAVASMKTVKESKDKIVLVTHTDQFYEVIEKLKNIKLISVDEEILLQEERLKTLEDSYAIDPLKWADDYTKTMDELVTLYDKQGRLDKAIAIHEKSLAIHKKSLALYEVLYKKDPEKCTMDYISSLRKTAIAYRRVNCFNEANALDEQRLAILQELYQIDPKKWESEYLKHLTSLAISFKRQNRLDEAIALQEKKNVIYEEFYKTDSKWMMPYTMELSTLSDLFKRQERFDEAIAPQEKKIVIYEECAIADQDYVRTQSDLADLYTKVNRQNEAIALYEKVLPVLEELYEADPKKLVYTYSIVLNALADAYYNQKSFNKAIPLQEKSLRIHEELYKTDPEHWTVVYARVQNLLGVFYVEQERFDEAIPLYEKSLAFIEELYKKDSENWVLRYSMALNNLGYSYKCVNCLDEAITLQEKSLNILEELYKTEPEKCAEYYLKALTDLGKMHYDQKHFDETMLLEEKRLEVLEYLYKIDPQEKYSYIDVLQGLATTKAKNTNYTEAVQLFSKYFEIIDFHQKDEIIWFIYPFVKWYQCEQRLGNSIAIDDLDELALKLIALYKEKLAEKYQEEIVKLHDGYMTLRDSEDAFDREKYEIFVKIFLN from the coding sequence ATGTCGAAAAAAACCTCAGAAGCTATAAAACCGCAATCCGACCCAGATACTTATATTTACAATCCAAATATTGCAGCAGAAGAGCTTGGCCTTCCTCTTGACTTGATTTTAGAGTTTGTTGGAGACTTTATTGCAAAAGCAGAAGAGTTTAAGGATGAACTCTATAGATCTATCGAAGAGGATGATTTTGAAAGTGCTTCCATACTTTCAGATAAACTACTGGGCGTTGCGAAAAACTTAATGATTGAAGACGCTGTCGCTTCTATGAAGACAGTAAAAGAGTCCAAAGACAAAATCGTTCTTGTAACGCATACGGACCAATTTTATGAAGTGATTGAAAAACTTAAAAATATTAAGCTAATATCTGTTGATGAAGAGATATTACTTCAAGAAGAGAGGCTAAAGACCCTTGAAGATTCTTACGCAATTGATCCTCTCAAATGGGCTGATGATTACACCAAGACTATGGATGAACTTGTCACTTTATACGATAAACAAGGCCGCTTGGATAAAGCGATTGCAATCCATGAAAAGAGCCTTGCAATCCATAAAAAGAGCCTTGCTCTGTATGAAGTACTATATAAAAAAGATCCTGAGAAATGTACAATGGACTACATTAGTAGTTTAAGAAAGACAGCCATTGCATATCGTAGAGTAAACTGTTTCAACGAAGCAAACGCGTTAGATGAGCAGAGACTTGCAATCCTTCAAGAGCTTTACCAAATAGATCCAAAAAAATGGGAAAGTGAGTATCTTAAACATTTAACTTCTTTAGCAATTTCATTCAAAAGACAAAACCGTTTGGATGAAGCGATAGCACTGCAAGAGAAGAAGAATGTAATTTATGAAGAATTTTATAAAACAGATAGTAAATGGATGATGCCTTATACCATGGAACTGAGTACACTATCAGATTTATTCAAGCGACAAGAGCGCTTTGATGAAGCGATAGCACCGCAAGAGAAGAAGATTGTAATTTATGAAGAATGTGCTATAGCAGATCAGGATTATGTACGTACCCAAAGTGATCTAGCTGATTTATACACAAAAGTAAATCGTCAAAATGAAGCAATAGCATTATACGAGAAGGTTCTTCCTGTCTTGGAAGAACTTTATGAAGCAGATCCAAAAAAATTGGTATATACGTATTCAATAGTTTTAAATGCTCTAGCCGATGCATACTATAATCAAAAATCTTTCAATAAAGCGATTCCACTACAGGAAAAGAGTCTTAGAATCCATGAAGAGCTTTATAAAACAGACCCTGAACATTGGACAGTGGTTTACGCTAGAGTACAGAATCTACTAGGTGTTTTCTACGTGGAACAAGAGCGGTTTGATGAAGCGATACCATTATATGAGAAGAGTCTTGCATTCATAGAAGAGCTTTACAAAAAAGACTCTGAAAACTGGGTATTGAGGTATTCAATGGCTCTAAACAATTTAGGCTATTCATACAAATGTGTAAACTGTCTAGACGAAGCAATAACACTCCAAGAGAAGAGTCTTAATATCCTGGAGGAGCTTTATAAAACAGAACCTGAAAAATGTGCAGAGTATTACTTAAAAGCTTTAACTGATCTAGGCAAAATGCACTATGATCAAAAACATTTCGATGAAACGATGTTATTAGAAGAAAAGAGGCTTGAAGTCCTAGAATATCTTTACAAAATAGACCCGCAAGAGAAATATAGTTATATAGATGTACTACAGGGGCTGGCCACTACTAAAGCCAAAAATACAAACTATACAGAAGCAGTACAACTGTTTTCAAAATATTTTGAGATAATTGATTTTCATCAAAAGGATGAAATTATTTGGTTTATCTATCCATTTGTTAAATGGTATCAGTGTGAGCAGAGACTTGGAAATAGCATCGCTATTGATGACTTAGACGAGTTGGCTTTAAAGCTCATAGCCTTATACAAAGAAAAACTAGCTGAAAAGTATCAAGAAGAAATAGTAAAACTACATGATGGTTATATGACATTGAGAGATTCAGAAGATGCTTTTGATAGAGAGAAATATGAGATTTTTGTAAAAATCTTTTTAAATTAA